A genomic region of Zea mays cultivar B73 chromosome 6, Zm-B73-REFERENCE-NAM-5.0, whole genome shotgun sequence contains the following coding sequences:
- the LOC103629074 gene encoding uncharacterized protein yields MAERPLPAHGAPSAPLPRAVGAPCARPWTHACSVLSFLAARSSALSLRCTLLPSFLCRDLVEFHPCFLLPASCLFLGHLLYCAPGCDEFGSDSFPAARSSFPSVAPFSSARTSPWRFLTAPSAVKTLCSPCRFPLRQLSRRPFPCTLCPARFAMPHRVPAPSL; encoded by the coding sequence ATGGCCGAGCGCCCTCTGCCAGCTCATGGAGCTCCCTCTGCTCCTCTGCCGCGCGCTGTCGGAGCTCCCTGCGCTCGCCCATGGACGCACGCTTGCTCTGTCCTGAGTTTCCTTGCCGCGCGCAGCAGTGCCCTCTCCCTGCGTTGCACGCTCCTGCCCAGTTTCCTGTGCCGCGACCTTGTCGAGTTCCATCCTTGCTTCTTGCTCCCGGCTTCTTGTCTCTTCCTTGGACACCTGCTCTACTGCGCACCAGGATGCGATGAGTTCGGCTCTGATTCTTTTCCAGCGGCGCGTAGCTCCTTCCCTAGTGTCGCGCCCTTTTCTTCTGCTCGGACCTCGCCATGGAGATTCCTCACCGCACCGAGCGCCGTGAAAACCCTGTGCTCACCATGCCGATTTCCCCTGCGGCAGCTTTCTCGACGTCCATTTCCCTGCACGCTGTGTCCTGCTCGATTTGCCATGCCACATCGCGTCCCTGCACCCAGCCTTTAG
- the LOC118472161 gene encoding uncharacterized protein: protein MAERPLPAHGAPSAPLPRAVGAPCARPWTHACSVLSFLAARSSALSLRCTLLPSFLCRDLVEFHPCFLLPASCLFLGHLLYCAPGCDEFGSDSFPAARSSFPSVAPFSSARTSPWRFLAAPSAVKTLCSPCRFPLRQLSRRPFPCTLCPARFAMPHRVPAPSL from the coding sequence ATGGCCGAGCGCCCTCTGCCAGCTCATGGAGCTCCCTCTGCTCCTCTGCCGCGCGCTGTCGGAGCTCCCTGCGCTCGCCCATGGACGCACGCTTGCTCTGTCCTGAGTTTCCTTGCCGCGCGCAGCAGTGCCCTCTCCCTGCGTTGCACGCTCCTGCCCAGTTTCCTGTGCCGCGACCTTGTCGAGTTCCATCCTTGCTTCTTGCTCCCGGCTTCTTGTCTCTTCCTTGGACACCTGCTCTACTGCGCACCAGGATGCGATGAGTTCGGCTCTGATTCTTTTCCAGCGGCGCGTAGCTCCTTCCCTAGTGTTGCGCCCTTTTCTTCTGCTCGGACCTCGCCATGGAGATTCCTCGCCGCACCGAGCGCCGTGAAAACCCTGTGCTCACCATGCCGATTTCCCCTGCGGCAGCTTTCTCGACGTCCATTTCCCTGCACGCTGTGTCCTGCTCGATTTGCCATGCCACATCGCGTCCCTGCACCCAGCCTTTAG